A region of the Candidatus Goldiibacteriota bacterium genome:
TGCCGGTCCACGGGTCCATGTTATTTACTTACATAAAACAGCTTGCTCCTGAAAAGGTTAAAAAAGCGTGGTTTGATATCTATATGTGCGATGAAAAAATATTCACGGAGCAGGCATACCAGTCGCTTCTGGGCGGAGCAAATGAAATTATACTGTTCTGCGCGGGAATTATGCCGCAGAAAACCATGCGCCCGCTTGTAACCGCGCTTATTGATTCCACGGAAAAAATAGACAGGCTGTCGGGATTCAGCAAAATATTCACGGTGCCTGTAATAAGGGCCGCAAATACCGAAGGCGAAGAGTACCTTCACCAGTACCTTTTAATGGCGGGCATTCCGGCATACCTTACGCCTGCAGAGACAAAGTACAGGGAAAAACTGATAATATTGACGGAACAGTCCGCTCGCGAGCAGGACAGGCCGGCGCTGTTTAACAGGTTATTAAAATTAAAAAAAGATATTCTTATGACCACGGGTTTTGCCAAGTCCATAAAAAAATATTTCGGCGTGAAAGAGGTAAAAGAAGAAGTGCGGGTAAGCAGAATAAAATATGCCGGCCGCACGCAGCATATTGATGAAGAACTGTATTTAAAACTTGAAGTTACAGACGGAAAACACCTTGCCCTGTTAAACGACGCGTACCCTTATCTTTCGTATATTAAAATCAAAGAGAGCAAGGTATACGTGGCCAGCATACCGGTTTCTGCCGGGAAAATAAAAAATATTATAGGGCAGGAAGAACCGGACGATTACAGATATATGCTTAAATACCCTTGGTTTATAGAACCTATAAAAACTATCGTTAAACCTTATGCAAATGTTCTTTTATATAACGGGTTAAAGACACTGTTTAAGTACGATATTTAATAAGTTCTTCTGTTAATAAGGCGCGGGCTTGTTTGTTGTATGCTGTCCGCGTATTTTTTATGATGGTATTAAGTAAAGGGGAAAAATGAAAAAAATAATGAACGGTTTTATTATAGGCAGTGCTGCCGGTGTAATTGATGTTATTCCCATGATTCTGCAGAAACTTACATGGGATGCAAATCTTTCGGCGTTTTCTTTGTGGGTGGTAACCGGAGTGCTTGTATCCGTTACAGAAATTAAAGTGAAGCCTTTTTTAAAAGGAATAACAGTCGCGTTCATGGTTATTTTACCGTGCGCTATACTGGTCGGCTGGAAAGAGCCGGCAACGCTGATACCAATGTCTGTTATGATGATATTATTGGGAAGTTTGACAGGTTATTTTGTTAATAAAATGAACGGATAAAAAACGGAGGTAAGATAATAATGGAAATAATTAAAAAAGCAAAAGTAATGAAGACTGCGGGAAAGCCGCCGAAGAAGATAGAAGAATTTATCGGGATGGAAAGCAACGGGATAAAAGAGATAAGCATAGCGCGCATGAAAAGCCTTTCAGGCTGGAGCGAACCCGGGCAGACCCCTGATTTTGACGAATACATTACCGTTATAAAAGGTTTTTTAAGGGTAAAGACAAAAACAAAGACCGCGGATATTAAAGCGGGGCAGTCAGTGATTATGACAAAAGATACATGGGTGCAGTATTCCACCCCAAAAGGCGCGGAATATTTTTCCGTATGCCTGCCGGCGTTTACTATGAACTCCGTTCACAGGAATGAGAAATAGGGGCTGTTAAAATATATAATTTGACCCGGGGGTTTAATGGAAACCGTTAAAAAGATGTCCTGGACTATGTATTTAGTTGTGCTTATCTGTTTTTTAATGCCTTTTATGAAGATTTCCTGCGGAGGGCAGAGCGTTGCAACCGTATCCGGCGTGCAGCTGGTGACGGGGTTTGAAATGAGCACGGGTTATGACAGTCAGAAAGTGCCGGCAGATCCTAAAATAATCGCCGTATTAGCCCTTGCCGGACTGGGTTTAATAAGCCTGATAGTTTTCAAAAAATCAAAAGCCGCTTTTTGGACAGCCGGCGGTACAAGTGTTTTAGCGGCGGGGCTTCTGATTATATTTAAAATTGTAACGGATAATGATGTGTTAAAACAGGGAGAAGGCCTGGTGCAGGTCTCTTACGGGGCGGGTTATTGGGGCGCTTTGCTGATGAATACCGCGCTGGTTGTATTAATGTTTTATTTGGGTAAAAATTCCCGCAAAAAATAAGTTTTTTTTATTTTCTTATGATATAA
Encoded here:
- a CDS encoding cupin encodes the protein MMEIIKKAKVMKTAGKPPKKIEEFIGMESNGIKEISIARMKSLSGWSEPGQTPDFDEYITVIKGFLRVKTKTKTADIKAGQSVIMTKDTWVQYSTPKGAEYFSVCLPAFTMNSVHRNEK